One part of the Sphingobium yanoikuyae genome encodes these proteins:
- the dksA gene encoding RNA polymerase-binding protein DksA, which produces MASVLNSDKDGVKPPKSTVTLPDDYRPSADEEFMNPLQQEYFRQRLWDWKKQILSEAEGTLAVLQNEPLREPDLNDRASSETDWSIELRTRDRQRKLISKIDAALRRIDEGEYGYCEVTGEPISLGRLEARPIATMTVEAQERHERQEKVSRDD; this is translated from the coding sequence ATGGCATCGGTACTGAATTCCGATAAAGACGGTGTGAAGCCGCCAAAATCGACCGTAACACTCCCGGACGATTATCGTCCGTCGGCTGACGAAGAATTCATGAACCCCCTGCAGCAGGAATATTTCCGGCAGCGTCTCTGGGACTGGAAGAAACAGATCCTGTCCGAAGCGGAAGGCACGCTCGCTGTGCTGCAGAATGAACCGCTGCGCGAACCCGACCTCAACGACCGCGCATCGAGCGAGACCGACTGGTCGATCGAGCTGCGCACCCGCGACCGCCAGCGCAAGCTGATCTCCAAGATCGACGCGGCGCTCCGCCGTATCGATGAAGGCGAATATGGCTATTGCGAAGTCACCGGCGAGCCGATCTCGCTGGGCCGGCTGGAAGCCCGTCCGATCGCGACCATGACGGTCGAGGCGCAGGAGCGACACGAGCGTCAGGAAAAAGTCTCCCGCGACGATTAA
- a CDS encoding PilZ domain-containing protein: MDKETGNSDRGPARSAPRDSLFLLTSLSTIDGVDLGKARVRNLSATGLMADCERAIPAGTRLRLELRGVGLVEGAVAWSRDDKIGFAFDAPIDPQLARKPVANGVSRQALPDYLRSATITRR, from the coding sequence ATGGACAAGGAAACGGGAAATTCTGATCGGGGACCGGCTCGTTCCGCGCCGCGCGACAGCCTGTTCCTGCTCACCAGTCTCAGTACGATCGATGGCGTCGATCTGGGAAAGGCGCGCGTGCGCAATCTGTCGGCCACCGGCCTGATGGCGGATTGCGAACGCGCCATCCCCGCCGGCACGCGGCTTCGCCTCGAACTGCGCGGAGTCGGCCTGGTCGAGGGGGCGGTCGCCTGGTCGCGCGATGACAAGATCGGCTTTGCCTTCGACGCGCCGATCGACCCGCAACTGGCGCGCAAGCCGGTCGCCAACGGTGTGTCGCGGCAGGCGTTGCCGGATTATCTGCGTTCCGCGACGATCACGCGCCGCTGA
- a CDS encoding YdcH family protein: MENSHVSALSAKHAGLEARIKAESSRPMPDDILVASLKKQKLRVKEEMQGRH, from the coding sequence ATGGAAAATTCCCACGTTTCAGCTCTTTCCGCAAAGCATGCCGGGCTCGAAGCCCGGATCAAGGCCGAGTCGAGTCGGCCGATGCCCGACGACATTCTCGTCGCCTCGCTGAAGAAGCAGAAATTGCGGGTCAAGGAAGAGATGCAGGGCCGACATTAA
- a CDS encoding YdcH family protein: MRRLELLRVEHRDLDAAIAALVDGGVGDQMQVARLKKRKLRLRDEIVALEDALVPDIIA, encoded by the coding sequence ATGCGCCGGTTGGAGTTGCTGCGGGTCGAGCATCGTGATCTCGATGCCGCGATCGCGGCGCTGGTCGATGGCGGGGTGGGCGACCAGATGCAGGTCGCGCGCCTCAAGAAGCGCAAGCTGCGGCTGCGCGATGAGATCGTTGCGCTCGAAGACGCGCTGGTCCCGGACATCATCGCCTGA
- a CDS encoding DUF1465 family protein, with translation MRNAAALDPGLHRRLVDGLYMEAMVMADEARSYFDADEAGQFAADDPLRRVSFACESLKVTTRLMHIIAWLLSQRAWQRGEIGDADVADEKYRLGRATATDPGIAGDFPFAARSLIEASQELYGRVARLEERMLSPDAPLADSPARALMDRLNTAF, from the coding sequence ATGCGCAACGCAGCCGCCCTTGATCCCGGCCTTCATCGCCGCCTTGTCGATGGCCTCTATATGGAGGCGATGGTGATGGCGGATGAGGCGCGCTCCTATTTCGACGCGGATGAGGCCGGGCAGTTTGCCGCCGACGATCCGCTGCGCCGCGTGTCCTTCGCCTGTGAATCGCTCAAGGTGACGACCCGGCTGATGCACATCATCGCCTGGCTGCTCAGTCAGCGCGCCTGGCAGCGTGGCGAGATTGGCGATGCGGATGTGGCCGATGAGAAATATCGGCTCGGCCGCGCCACCGCCACCGATCCGGGCATTGCCGGCGACTTCCCCTTCGCCGCCCGATCGCTGATCGAGGCGAGCCAGGAGCTTTATGGCCGGGTGGCGCGGCTGGAGGAACGGATGCTGTCGCCGGACGCGCCGCTGGCCGACAGTCCGGCCCGCGCACTCATGGATCGGCTCAACACCGCCTTCTGA
- a CDS encoding autotransporter assembly complex protein TamA, whose amino-acid sequence MSLALCTAGTAFAQAAQPAPDPAADPASPPVDPSASLDAMPDIGIDWPDMGQPDTVAPLPEDPVAASEPDMADQPTQQADAAADTGPAEEVVTFTDAGEERKYGVTLRGIEAIGDNQITTRFDSLSVLHQSEGKAANLAQINRRVKEDSDLLDRLLRADGYYAARVRGSVAPPPAGSDKLSVIFDVTPGPLYVLDTVEIAGLAETGPREETLRGAFSMKSGDPINADRILAGQTALATALGENGYPFARVDEPEVRIDHEARNGDLDIIVTPGGYRSFGQILLDNDDVFSARHLQRMARFEPGETYRATDVEDLRRAIVTTGLVSSVTLTPKDAGDGEHVDLDVDLRPAPMRTIAGELGYGTGEGYRAEVSWQHRNLFPPEGSLTLRGVLGTQEQTAQATYRRNNFRERDHVLTGLVSYSNIRRDAYDARTITLSGGLERQTNILFQKHWVWRVGAELIASDEADAFSGGSRRTFFIGAVPLSLTYDGSDDLLNPSKGFRLGGRLSPELSFQGSTFGYAKAQVDASAYQPINDRVVLAGRTRLGTILGSTVDRIAPSRRFYAGGGASVRGYGYQAIGPRYGPDDDPVGGKSLIEFSAEARIRFGNFGVVPFLDAGNISTTFLPRFRDLRVGTGLGVRYYSSFGPIRVDVGTPINPQPGDAKVAVYVSLGQAF is encoded by the coding sequence TTGTCCCTGGCGCTTTGCACCGCCGGCACTGCGTTCGCGCAGGCGGCCCAGCCTGCGCCTGATCCCGCTGCCGATCCCGCCAGCCCGCCGGTCGACCCGTCCGCATCGCTCGATGCCATGCCCGACATCGGCATCGACTGGCCCGACATGGGCCAGCCCGATACGGTCGCCCCGCTGCCGGAGGATCCGGTTGCGGCCAGCGAACCCGACATGGCCGATCAGCCGACACAGCAGGCCGACGCCGCCGCCGATACCGGCCCGGCCGAGGAGGTCGTCACCTTCACCGACGCCGGGGAGGAGCGCAAATATGGCGTCACCCTGCGCGGTATCGAGGCGATCGGCGACAATCAGATCACGACCCGCTTCGACAGTCTCTCGGTGCTGCACCAGTCGGAGGGGAAGGCCGCCAACCTTGCCCAGATCAACCGCCGGGTGAAGGAAGACAGCGACCTGCTCGACCGGCTGCTGCGCGCCGACGGCTATTATGCCGCGCGGGTGCGCGGCAGCGTAGCGCCGCCGCCGGCCGGCAGCGACAAGCTGTCCGTCATCTTCGATGTCACGCCGGGGCCGCTTTATGTCCTCGACACGGTGGAGATTGCCGGCCTCGCCGAAACCGGCCCACGGGAGGAGACGCTGCGCGGCGCCTTCTCGATGAAGTCGGGCGATCCGATCAACGCCGACCGCATCCTTGCGGGCCAGACCGCGCTGGCGACGGCGCTGGGCGAAAATGGCTATCCCTTTGCCAGGGTGGACGAACCCGAAGTGCGGATCGACCATGAAGCGCGCAATGGCGATCTCGACATCATCGTCACGCCGGGCGGCTATCGCAGCTTCGGCCAGATATTGCTCGACAATGACGATGTGTTCAGCGCCCGCCATCTCCAGCGCATGGCCCGCTTCGAACCCGGCGAAACCTACCGCGCCACCGATGTGGAGGATCTGCGCCGCGCCATCGTCACCACCGGCCTCGTCTCGTCCGTCACCCTGACGCCGAAGGATGCGGGCGATGGCGAACATGTCGACCTGGATGTCGATCTGCGCCCGGCGCCGATGCGCACCATTGCGGGCGAACTGGGCTATGGCACGGGCGAAGGCTATCGCGCGGAAGTCAGCTGGCAGCATCGCAATCTCTTCCCGCCCGAAGGATCGCTCACCCTGCGCGGCGTGCTCGGCACACAGGAACAGACGGCGCAGGCCACCTATCGCCGCAACAATTTCCGCGAGCGCGACCATGTGCTGACCGGGCTTGTCTCCTACAGCAATATCCGCCGCGACGCCTATGACGCGCGCACCATCACCCTGTCGGGCGGGCTGGAGCGGCAGACCAACATCCTGTTCCAGAAGCATTGGGTCTGGCGCGTCGGTGCCGAACTCATCGCCTCGGACGAAGCGGACGCCTTTTCCGGCGGCAGCCGCCGCACCTTCTTCATCGGCGCGGTGCCGCTCAGCCTCACCTATGATGGCAGCGACGACCTGCTCAACCCCAGCAAGGGCTTCCGCCTCGGCGGCCGCCTCAGCCCCGAACTCTCCTTTCAGGGTTCGACCTTCGGCTATGCCAAGGCGCAGGTCGACGCCAGCGCCTATCAGCCGATCAATGATCGTGTCGTGCTCGCCGGGCGCACCCGGCTTGGCACCATCCTCGGCTCCACCGTCGATCGCATCGCGCCGTCGCGGCGCTTCTATGCCGGCGGCGGCGCGTCGGTGCGCGGCTATGGCTATCAGGCGATCGGCCCGCGCTACGGCCCGGACGATGATCCGGTCGGCGGCAAGAGCCTGATCGAATTTTCGGCCGAAGCACGCATCCGCTTCGGCAATTTCGGCGTCGTGCCCTTCCTCGACGCGGGCAATATCTCCACGACTTTCCTGCCGCGCTTCCGCGACCTGCGCGTCGGCACCGGGCTTGGCGTGCGCTATTATAGCAGCTTCGGCCCGATCCGCGTCGATGTCGGCACGCCGATCAATCCGCAGCCGGGCGATGCCAAGGTCGCCGTCTATGTCTCGCTGGGGCAGGCCTTCTGA
- a CDS encoding translocation/assembly module TamB domain-containing protein: MATPPPDSQPPVPPPPAAPPRRRAWDGRWQRWLAGALALALLVVVATLAWLDSAPGHRFLVSRIAAVSPPSGLRIHVDRIEGSIYRKAVLRGLVLSDPKGRFFDAPRVELDWWPFAWLSNRLDIDRLVIPQATLHKLPKLNPSERQGPILPGFDIRLMQFSVDRLTVAPAVTGKVELATLSGDADIRGGRAIIDLSARVIGAEDALNLTLDSRPDDDRFNLAVTVNAPRGGVLAAMAGLNQDGNLRISGKGRWTRWDGRLAATLAGNPVADLKLGARSGAYTIQGTIEGSAIPGKGLLPRLASPRLTIGAQGTLADRVVDGRLTLRSAAIDMVADGAIDLRNNAFDNLRVDMNLARPEALLKDMRGRDVVAKVRLDGPFAGFGYEYLLTARQLAFGKTQINDVRIDGKGRQAKSGPVLLPVRLRARSLDGQGDLVAGIVRNFALDGVLQLKGQQIASNPMPFRSDRLNGKLLVMADLKSGRYDVGIDGRISGLFIRGLGIVDLDSKLRAAPGANGAFGLSGNAVAKVRRLDNAFLKGLGGGLPTVRSALALLPGGEIGFSNMKLDAPLISLNAKGVRHRDGTVHLEGNGSHKQYGPVDVVLDGKIDRPIVHVQLARPMDALGLRDVRGEFLPGADGNYSFTANGGSTLGPFTGEGRILLPPGGQAVVRVARIAVSGVTASGDIRPVTGGLDGQLLVAGPVSGTIGFQPVGGIQQLKLDLDANDASFDGPSTIAVRRGSLDATILLDPDGTSINATAQARGLRVGGMLLGRLDATAALVDGRGKVSGNLSGQRGRLFDLKGEAQVDLDRVRLSASGTIDKRPIRLTRAALFTRAEDGWRLSPATISYAGGTLQLAGELGGETTRIEARAQKMPLALLDIAYDNLGLGGMATGTLSYSRPRGGLPTGKAELRIRGLSRSGLSLSSRPVDVGVNAVLTLDRLATRMVFVADGQTIGRGQALLTPLISTGSLVERLNGAPLIAQLRFNGTADTLWRLTGVEIVDIAGPVSVTADAHGTLADPVITGSLATDNAALNSPVTGMRLRNVKARARFAGAQLVFSSFTANAQNGGSVTGTGNFTFNGIGGVGMDLAFQADNAALLERDDIAATVTGPLTIRSDGKGGEIGGDVTLNRSRFTMGRAAAVAQIPELKVVEINRRGEEIERPRATVPWTMAVKARARNRLTVTGLGLDSEWRADLNIGGTVTNPAIAGRAELVRGNYEFAGRRFELREGRIQFDGKTPVNPTLDIDAEADVSDLTATIHVGGTGLKPDISFNSVPSLPQDELLSRILFGTSITNLSAPEALQLASAVGSLQGEGGLDPINAVRKAAGLDRLRIIAADPTQGQGTSLAAGKYLTRKTYVELISDGQGYSATRMEYQVTRWLSLLGAISTLGRQSANLRISKDY; encoded by the coding sequence ATGGCCACGCCGCCGCCCGACAGCCAGCCACCCGTGCCGCCGCCGCCCGCCGCGCCGCCGCGCCGCCGCGCCTGGGACGGGCGCTGGCAGCGCTGGCTGGCGGGCGCACTGGCGCTCGCGCTGCTGGTCGTGGTGGCGACGCTGGCCTGGCTCGACAGCGCGCCCGGACACCGCTTCCTCGTCTCGCGCATCGCCGCCGTCAGCCCGCCCTCGGGCCTGCGCATCCATGTCGACCGGATCGAGGGCAGCATCTATCGCAAGGCGGTGCTGCGCGGCCTCGTCCTGTCCGATCCCAAGGGCCGCTTCTTCGACGCGCCGCGGGTGGAGCTGGACTGGTGGCCCTTCGCCTGGCTCTCCAACCGGCTCGACATCGACCGGCTGGTGATCCCGCAGGCGACCCTGCACAAACTGCCCAAGCTCAATCCCAGCGAGCGGCAGGGGCCGATCCTGCCGGGCTTCGACATCCGCCTGATGCAGTTCTCGGTCGATCGGCTGACGGTCGCGCCCGCCGTCACCGGCAAGGTCGAACTGGCGACCCTGTCGGGCGATGCCGACATTCGTGGCGGTCGCGCGATCATCGACCTGTCGGCCCGCGTCATCGGCGCGGAGGATGCGCTGAACCTCACGCTCGACAGCCGGCCCGACGATGACCGGTTCAACCTGGCAGTCACTGTCAACGCGCCCAGGGGCGGCGTGCTGGCGGCGATGGCCGGCCTCAATCAGGACGGCAATCTGCGCATCAGCGGCAAGGGGCGATGGACCCGGTGGGATGGTCGCCTCGCCGCCACCCTGGCCGGCAATCCCGTCGCCGACCTGAAACTCGGCGCGCGCAGCGGCGCCTACACCATCCAGGGCACGATCGAGGGCAGCGCCATTCCCGGCAAGGGCCTGCTGCCGCGCCTCGCGTCGCCGCGCCTGACCATCGGCGCGCAGGGGACGCTGGCCGACCGGGTGGTCGATGGCAGGCTCACGCTGCGCTCGGCGGCGATCGACATGGTCGCCGACGGCGCCATCGACCTGCGCAACAACGCCTTCGACAATCTGCGCGTCGACATGAACCTCGCCCGGCCTGAAGCGCTGCTCAAGGATATGCGCGGCCGCGACGTGGTGGCGAAGGTCCGGCTCGACGGTCCGTTCGCCGGCTTCGGCTATGAATATCTGCTCACCGCGCGCCAGCTTGCCTTCGGCAAGACCCAGATCAACGATGTCCGCATCGACGGCAAGGGGCGTCAGGCGAAAAGCGGGCCGGTGCTGCTGCCGGTCCGGCTGCGCGCCCGCAGCCTCGACGGGCAGGGCGATCTGGTTGCCGGCATCGTCCGCAATTTCGCGCTCGACGGCGTGCTGCAGCTCAAGGGGCAGCAGATCGCCAGCAACCCCATGCCTTTCCGGTCGGACCGCCTGAACGGCAAGCTGCTGGTCATGGCCGACCTCAAGAGCGGCCGCTATGATGTCGGCATTGACGGCCGGATCAGCGGCCTCTTCATTCGCGGCCTCGGCATTGTCGATCTGGACTCGAAACTGCGTGCGGCCCCCGGCGCCAATGGCGCCTTCGGCCTGTCGGGCAATGCCGTGGCCAAGGTCCGCCGGCTCGACAATGCCTTCCTCAAGGGGCTGGGCGGCGGCCTGCCCACGGTCCGCAGCGCGCTCGCCCTGCTGCCCGGCGGCGAGATCGGCTTCTCCAACATGAAGCTCGACGCGCCGCTCATCAGCCTCAATGCCAAGGGCGTGCGCCACCGCGACGGCACCGTCCATCTCGAAGGCAATGGGAGCCACAAGCAATATGGCCCGGTCGATGTCGTGCTCGATGGCAAGATCGACCGGCCGATCGTCCATGTCCAGCTTGCGCGGCCGATGGATGCGCTCGGCCTGCGCGACGTGCGCGGCGAATTTCTGCCCGGCGCCGACGGCAATTACAGCTTCACCGCCAATGGCGGATCGACGCTCGGCCCGTTCACCGGGGAAGGCCGCATCTTGCTGCCGCCGGGCGGCCAGGCGGTGGTCCGCGTCGCGCGCATCGCGGTCTCGGGCGTCACCGCCAGCGGCGACATCCGCCCCGTCACTGGCGGGCTCGACGGCCAGTTGCTGGTCGCCGGCCCGGTCAGCGGCACGATCGGTTTCCAGCCGGTCGGCGGCATCCAGCAGTTGAAGCTCGATCTCGACGCCAATGACGCCAGCTTCGACGGCCCTTCGACCATCGCCGTGCGGCGCGGCTCGCTCGATGCCACCATCCTGCTCGATCCCGACGGCACCTCGATCAACGCCACGGCCCAGGCACGCGGGCTGCGCGTCGGCGGCATGCTGCTTGGTCGGCTCGATGCCACTGCTGCGCTGGTCGACGGACGCGGCAAGGTCTCGGGCAATCTCTCGGGCCAGCGCGGCCGCCTGTTCGACCTCAAGGGCGAGGCCCAGGTCGATCTCGACCGGGTCCGCCTGTCGGCCAGCGGCACGATCGACAAGCGGCCGATCCGCCTGACCCGCGCGGCGCTCTTCACCCGTGCGGAGGATGGCTGGCGCCTGTCGCCCGCGACCATCAGCTATGCCGGCGGCACGCTGCAACTGGCGGGCGAACTGGGCGGCGAAACCACCCGGATAGAAGCGCGCGCGCAGAAGATGCCGCTCGCCCTGCTGGACATCGCCTATGACAATCTGGGGCTGGGCGGCATGGCCACCGGCACCTTGAGCTACAGCCGTCCGCGCGGCGGCCTGCCGACCGGCAAGGCGGAACTGCGCATCCGTGGCCTGTCCCGCTCGGGCCTGTCCCTCAGCTCCCGCCCGGTCGATGTCGGCGTCAACGCCGTGCTGACCCTCGACCGGCTCGCCACCCGCATGGTCTTCGTCGCCGACGGCCAGACCATCGGCCGCGGTCAGGCGCTGCTCACTCCGCTCATCTCGACCGGCAGCCTGGTCGAACGGCTCAACGGCGCGCCGCTGATCGCGCAGCTGCGCTTCAACGGCACCGCCGACACGCTCTGGCGCCTCACCGGCGTGGAGATTGTCGACATTGCCGGCCCTGTCAGCGTCACCGCCGACGCGCATGGCACGCTTGCCGATCCGGTCATCACCGGCTCGCTCGCGACCGACAATGCCGCGCTCAACAGCCCGGTCACCGGCATGCGCTTGCGCAACGTCAAGGCGCGCGCCCGGTTCGCCGGGGCGCAACTGGTCTTCTCCAGCTTCACCGCCAATGCCCAGAATGGCGGCAGCGTGACCGGCACCGGCAATTTCACCTTCAACGGCATTGGCGGCGTCGGCATGGACCTCGCCTTCCAGGCGGACAATGCCGCGCTGCTGGAACGCGACGATATCGCCGCCACCGTCACCGGCCCGCTCACCATCCGCTCCGACGGCAAGGGCGGCGAGATTGGCGGCGACGTCACCCTCAACAGGAGCCGCTTCACCATGGGGCGCGCCGCCGCCGTCGCCCAAATCCCCGAACTCAAGGTGGTCGAGATCAACCGGCGCGGCGAGGAGATTGAACGTCCCCGCGCGACCGTCCCCTGGACCATGGCGGTCAAGGCGCGGGCGCGCAATCGCCTGACCGTGACCGGCCTGGGGCTCGACAGCGAATGGCGCGCCGATCTCAATATCGGCGGCACCGTCACCAATCCGGCGATCGCCGGTCGGGCCGAACTGGTGCGTGGCAATTATGAATTTGCCGGCCGCCGCTTCGAACTGCGCGAGGGGCGCATCCAGTTCGACGGCAAGACCCCGGTCAACCCGACGCTCGACATCGATGCGGAGGCGGACGTCAGCGACCTCACCGCCACCATCCATGTCGGCGGCACCGGCCTCAAGCCCGACATCAGCTTCAACTCCGTGCCCTCGCTGCCGCAGGACGAACTGCTCTCGCGCATCCTGTTCGGCACCTCGATCACCAACCTGTCCGCGCCTGAAGCGCTCCAGCTCGCCTCGGCGGTCGGCTCGCTCCAGGGCGAGGGTGGGCTTGATCCGATCAATGCGGTGCGCAAGGCGGCGGGCCTGGATCGTCTGCGCATCATCGCGGCCGATCCGACCCAGGGGCAGGGCACTTCGCTCGCCGCCGGCAAATATCTGACCCGCAAGACCTATGTCGAACTGATCAGCGACGGGCAGGGCTATAGCGCCACCCGGATGGAATATCAGGTGACACGCTGGCTGTCCCTGCTAGGCGCCATTTCCACCCTCGGCCGCCAGAGCGCCAACCTGCGTATTTCCAAGGATTATTGA
- a CDS encoding L-serine ammonia-lyase, translating to MTKSRIDSAAAISVMDLFTIGIGPSSSHTVGPMRAALMFMDTLPTCPVRVQCELYGSLALTGRGHATDSAILLGLSGHSPENVDPDAIPAILQAIRDDGRIRAGSAHLDWVPFEEARDLVFRMGEFLEAHSNGMRFTAWLPGRDDPLVRDYYSIGGGAVLPGAIPADPDIPLGHNVVQPFPFSSGAELLAQGEATGLSIATLVLRNEGAWRAQGETEAFLDCVIDAMSASIDRGLKEEGLLPGGLKVRRRAKAIHNKLRLQGTSVGPAQIFEWVSLFALAVNEENAAGGRVVTAPTNGAAGVIPAVLHYYRRFVPGADREGERRFLLTTAAMGFLYKKRASISAAEMGCQGEVGVACSMAAAGLAAVLGGTNSQVENAAEIGMEHNLGLTCDPIGGLVQIPCIERNTMGAVKAINAAYLALQGDGRHIVSLDAVIETMRQTGEDMASRYKETSLGGLAVNVVEC from the coding sequence GTGACCAAATCGCGCATCGACAGCGCCGCCGCGATCAGCGTGATGGATCTGTTCACCATCGGCATCGGCCCGTCCAGCTCGCACACGGTCGGGCCGATGCGCGCCGCGCTGATGTTCATGGATACGCTGCCCACCTGTCCGGTGCGGGTGCAGTGCGAACTTTACGGGTCGCTGGCGCTGACCGGCCGGGGCCATGCCACCGACAGCGCGATCCTGCTCGGCCTGTCGGGTCACAGCCCCGAAAATGTCGATCCCGATGCCATCCCGGCCATTCTTCAGGCGATCCGCGACGATGGCCGCATTCGCGCCGGCAGCGCTCATCTCGACTGGGTGCCGTTCGAGGAAGCGCGCGACCTCGTCTTCCGCATGGGCGAATTTCTGGAGGCGCACAGCAACGGCATGCGCTTCACTGCCTGGCTGCCGGGCCGGGACGATCCGCTGGTGCGCGATTATTATTCGATCGGTGGTGGCGCGGTGCTGCCCGGCGCCATTCCCGCCGACCCGGATATTCCGCTCGGCCATAATGTGGTCCAGCCCTTTCCCTTCTCGTCCGGCGCCGAACTGCTGGCGCAGGGGGAGGCGACCGGCCTCAGCATCGCCACGCTGGTTCTCCGCAACGAAGGCGCCTGGCGCGCCCAGGGTGAGACCGAGGCCTTTCTCGACTGCGTGATCGACGCCATGTCCGCTTCGATCGATCGCGGCCTGAAAGAAGAAGGCCTGCTGCCCGGTGGGCTCAAGGTGCGCCGTCGGGCCAAGGCGATCCACAACAAGCTGCGGCTGCAGGGCACCAGCGTCGGCCCCGCCCAGATCTTCGAATGGGTCAGCCTGTTCGCACTCGCCGTGAATGAGGAAAATGCCGCCGGCGGCCGGGTCGTTACCGCACCCACCAACGGCGCGGCCGGTGTGATCCCGGCGGTGCTTCATTATTATCGCCGCTTCGTCCCCGGCGCCGATCGGGAAGGGGAACGCCGCTTCCTCCTCACCACCGCCGCCATGGGCTTCCTCTACAAGAAGCGCGCCTCTATCTCGGCCGCCGAAATGGGCTGTCAGGGCGAAGTCGGCGTCGCCTGCTCGATGGCGGCGGCGGGCCTCGCCGCCGTGCTGGGCGGCACCAACAGCCAGGTCGAAAATGCGGCCGAGATCGGCATGGAGCATAATCTGGGCCTCACCTGCGATCCGATCGGCGGCCTCGTCCAGATCCCCTGCATCGAACGCAACACCATGGGCGCGGTGAAGGCGATCAACGCCGCCTATCTCGCGCTCCAGGGCGATGGCCGTCATATCGTCAGCCTCGACGCGGTGATCGAGACGATGCGCCAGACCGGCGAGGATATGGCCAGCCGCTACAAGGAGACATCGCTTGGCGGTCTGGCCGTCAATGTCGTGGAATGTTGA
- a CDS encoding outer membrane protein: MRKLMVATLLAGGAVAAPALAQDATPTFTGPRVEAILGYDHTGAGSSIDNDNGSDDQKIDGLLYGVGAGYDVNVGGAVVGVEGEFTDSTAKSSRNDFTDQFGYGRVKQGRDLYIGARAGILADPSTLIYVKGGYTNTKLGVLAGDTNQVTDTSFKLDGWRVGGGVERALNANTFAKIEYRYSKYDSAHIDFMDGSTSSEFDVDTDRHQVVASVGWRF; encoded by the coding sequence ATGCGTAAGTTGATGGTCGCCACTTTGCTGGCCGGTGGTGCAGTTGCCGCGCCGGCGCTCGCACAGGATGCCACCCCGACCTTCACCGGCCCGCGCGTCGAAGCGATCCTGGGCTATGACCATACCGGGGCCGGCAGCTCGATCGACAATGATAATGGCAGCGACGATCAGAAGATCGACGGCCTGCTCTATGGTGTCGGCGCGGGTTATGACGTGAATGTCGGCGGCGCCGTCGTCGGCGTCGAGGGCGAGTTCACCGACTCCACCGCCAAGAGCAGCCGCAACGATTTCACCGACCAGTTCGGTTATGGCCGCGTCAAGCAGGGCCGCGATCTCTATATCGGTGCCCGCGCCGGTATCCTCGCCGATCCCTCGACCCTCATCTATGTGAAGGGCGGCTACACCAACACCAAACTCGGCGTGCTGGCCGGCGACACCAACCAGGTCACCGACACCTCGTTCAAGCTCGACGGCTGGCGCGTCGGCGGCGGCGTGGAGCGCGCGCTCAACGCCAACACCTTCGCCAAGATCGAATATCGCTACTCCAAATATGACAGCGCCCATATCGACTTCATGGATGGCTCGACCAGCAGCGAATTCGACGTCGACACCGACCGCCATCAGGTCGTCGCCTCGGTCGGCTGGCGCTTCTAA
- a CDS encoding acyl-CoA thioesterase, producing the protein MVVSNAIPHLYPVGIQPDDIDFMGHVNNASYLKWVQDAVLDHWRALAPAEAVAQHLWVALKHEITYRKPTFLDDEVIATVLLEKVQGARAFYETVIRRGEEVLAEVKSSWCCVDASTLRPARIAREVMQHFFAPDDSGTTAD; encoded by the coding sequence ATGGTTGTGAGTAACGCGATTCCCCACCTGTACCCGGTTGGCATCCAGCCCGACGACATCGACTTCATGGGTCATGTCAACAATGCCAGCTATCTGAAGTGGGTGCAGGATGCCGTGCTCGACCATTGGCGCGCGCTCGCCCCGGCCGAGGCGGTGGCCCAGCATCTCTGGGTCGCGCTCAAGCATGAGATCACCTATCGCAAGCCCACCTTCCTGGACGATGAGGTGATCGCCACCGTCCTCCTCGAAAAGGTGCAGGGCGCCCGTGCCTTCTATGAAACGGTGATCCGCCGTGGCGAGGAAGTGCTGGCCGAGGTCAAGTCGAGCTGGTGCTGCGTCGATGCCTCCACCCTGCGCCCGGCCCGCATTGCCCGCGAAGTGATGCAGCATTTCTTCGCGCCCGACGACAGCGGCACCACCGCCGACTGA